The genomic segment ACCTGGTATTGTACTCATACATCAATGACATATTCACCATCTGCTTTTGCTGACGATGAAACAATTGTGTGTACAGCAAATCACCACTGGGGCAACACATGTGCCATATATTGTACGATAATGAGGTCACCCAGCTTCAGCGGAGTTTACGGTGATAAATTAGAAGCTGACTAGGCGGTGTGAATGATGAACAGACCCGAAAAGTAAAACAAGCGAGTTTTCATGAATCCGATATGTTCAGCCCCTATGGTCCCTGGGCCTAAATCTGCCAGCAGGGTATTTTCCACCTTAAAAATGGACCAGGAACATTATTTTTAGGAGAGGTTATATGGTATGAACATGTAAGATTCCTCGAAAATGTTGTAGTTCTATGGTAAAGTTCTTGTGGTGAAAGCTGGCTTATAATGGCGTGTTTTAATATCACTTCATAAGTAagcctttaaaaacaaatatgcaaatgtttCGCAACTTGCAACTGTGCAACATAGCCTACTGTACATCTGGAGCAGTGGAGaatatgtgaaaaaaatcacaataaataaacagctcggttaatgaatggatggaagtaTTAATGTGAGCAGATCACGATGGATCTTTGGCTTGTCAATACTGGAACAAGAATTGCACTGACTAACCAATCAAAGGATGAAAAAAACAGTATAGAGTCGGGAATACACGAATGCAATTTCATTGAACAAATATTAGAATAAGTTGTACATTtaggtcagtgcttctgatTGTGTTGAGGCCCAATGAAAGATGGCTCACCCCTAATGGTTCATATGAGTGCTGTAATAAAGTGTCCTTTGTAGGGACATGTATGTACAAGCCGTAATACAATACATATGTCATCGTTTCGAATGGCAAGGAGTCTCgaagtccatccattttcttgaacCGCTGAATAGAGCGATGCTGCGTTCATTGACTGCAGATCCGTCCACGGTGAGGCGATTACGCACTGCCTCTATAGTTGCCTGCTGTACATCCCCGTCATCGTTAACCCGTCAGAGGTCGATCGGTGATGGCGGAAGCGCACAACGTCGTCATAATGAAGAACTATCACGGAGATTTGTTAAACGACAAAAAGAGCAGCCGATACCCCTATTCCATCGTCTGGACTCCCATTCCTATTTTGTCGTAAGAAGCTAACGCTCGAGCTATTGCTAGTTAGCAGCGTTCAGTTTGGCCACGTCGGATGTATTATTTCATTCACCAACGGGCATTAAGTATCTTTGCATCTTACTGTCCCTAACTGTTGAACTGCTCTAAAAAGTGAACAAGTATCATGTTTTCAGTCGATCTTTATGAGAAATGACGTCTGTTTTCATTCTGCAGGTGGGTGCTGCCTTTCATCGGCCATATGGGGATATGCACCTCTTCCGGAATCATCAGAGATTTTGCAGGATCTTACTTTGTCTCGGTTGGTATCGTTGATCCATCGACCTCATAAGGAGTATAAATAATCTTTGGAATTGTTTACATTGTCATTagtctttttattttacacGAATCCATATATGGACTGAATGTTTCAATTTTCCAGGAGGACAATATGGGTTTCGGGAGACCAACAAAGTAAGTAATAAATCAGAAAATGATAATGATAAcaatgctaataataataataataataataatgaccaaGAATAAATTAAATCTTCCCATACTTAGGTACTGGAAGCTTGATGTGAACAAAGTGCGTGGCAATGGTGCTGCGACTTGGGACAAAGCGGTATATGATGCATCTGAGGAATACAAAAGCAGGCAGGTAAGAAATACCAATCTGGACATTGAATCATAAATTCTGAAGCAGAATTATAATTTTAATAACtacttttgtgtttgttaaagCACAACCTGTGTTTTGATAACTGCCATTCCCACGTCGCCATGGCCCTCAATTTAATGCGCTATGACAACAGCTCCTCTTGGAACATGATCAACTTGTGCTTTGGGTCCATCATTCATGGCAAATATGTGAGGTAAGCAGTGAAAACACATTCACTTTTTACCAACAATAATTAAACTGCAGAGTTCATTTGCAAACGGACCGAGAGCCACCTCTACAAAGGCTCACAATTGGCCAATTGAGCCATATTTTAGGGAAGTTTCACCTTAATTTATTTTGCTATGTGTATTTTGGTGCTCGGGCAGTAGTGGTTGAAGCATCTAGATCACGAATGTGCACATGACGTTTATTAagcccactttcctgccccatAAAGACAAATGGCTGAGAGTCACCCCCTCATTATTCTACGTTGACCCAAATAGAGAATGCTGGCGTCACAGTTTGTGCTGCCTACGCACATCCACTTCGATGCCACAGGAATCTGTGTAACACAGGGGTGCCATGCAATTTATCACTGACAGAAGCACTCACACACGTGCCACCACTGGAGGCTACTTCTCCTCTGGGGCTCACTGCACTAGGTGGTGGGGGTGAGGTGGAAGGAAGGACAGTCGGACATCAAgcatggggaaaaaagacaCTGGGCCATGTCCTTGTCTCTCCATGATCtagggggggtgttgggggggggggggggttggggagggagGCTTTGCACAATACTGTATACAAGTTGTAGTTGACAAGCCCTCTCATGTTCTTTGCCCTCTTTGTATCCTTTAGTTGGTCCGCGTTCCTCAAGACCTGGCTACCCTTCATCATTCTCTCCGTTGTAATCGGCATGGTCGTCCTAACATTCAACCTTCAGTAATACACTACACCAGGAGACACATTTATTACAATTTCTTTGACACATCTTATGTTTGATTGAGATTTTGGCAGTGGTGATTTGTATGCTGTAAAGTATTGCCAATCCATGAAGCAAATGTTATATTATTTTCTGCTCGGGCTCTCTGATGTTATGCTGAGtttaatatgtatttttcaTGATGAACGTGTTTCCAGACTGGCTCATGTGCATTCCAGTGATGacgaaaagaaatgacaatgtgTATCGCGACACAATCTCAATGCTGGAAGTATTCATCAGTTATTAAAGAAACTAGGTGATACAGAGCACTGCAAAGACAGAAGGATGAATGAGCCATTTGAAGGAAAAATTACCCTGAGTAGATAAAtgtgtttattgtattttttttcaggttggttGCATATTTTGTTCAATGCTTGGAGACCGTATAGCTTCATTCAGGAATGTAATTTTAGCATCAAACAAGCAAAACTGGATCATGTTATTGCGTCAATATCACTATAAAGTGCCCTTTCTGTCCTCATAATCACTGTCATCCTAACTTTGGATCAGAATAATGACagtatggggcggcccggtagtccagtggttagcacgtcggcttcacagtgcagaggtaccgggttcgattccagctccggcctccctgtgtggagtttgcatgttctccccgggcctgcgtgggttttctccgggtgctccggtttcctcccacattccaaaaacatgcgtggcaggctgattggacgctctaaattgtccctaggtgtgagtgtgagtgcgaatggttgttcgtttctgtgtgccctgcgattggctggcaaccgattcagggtgtcccccgcctactgcccgaagacagctgggataggctgcagcaccccccgcgaccctagtgaggatcaagcggctcgtaagatgaatgaatgatgacagTATGAGGTTTTATTACAAGTGGCCAAACATTTGGACACTTGCCAAGACAATCATATAAATACACATACATGATATTGTCCACAACAAATTATTGAATAAAATAAGTCATTTTGCTCATTTATGTTCTATTTTTTATAATCATTGAACTTGGATGTGTCTTAGAAAGTGAGTCCACCCTGTTACTGTGGAGTAACTGCCTCTAAGAAAACCCCTGATGTTTTTAGTGA from the Hippocampus zosterae strain Florida chromosome 5, ASM2543408v3, whole genome shotgun sequence genome contains:
- the LOC127601451 gene encoding transmembrane protein 222-like, producing MAEAHNVVIMKNYHGDLLNDKKSSRYPYSIVWTPIPILSWVLPFIGHMGICTSSGIIRDFAGSYFVSEDNMGFGRPTKYWKLDVNKVRGNGAATWDKAVYDASEEYKSRQHNLCFDNCHSHVAMALNLMRYDNSSSWNMINLCFGSIIHGKYVSWSAFLKTWLPFIILSVVIGMVVLTFNLQ